In a single window of the Helicoverpa zea isolate HzStark_Cry1AcR chromosome 9, ilHelZeax1.1, whole genome shotgun sequence genome:
- the LOC124633261 gene encoding sodium-dependent nutrient amino acid transporter 1-like — MEPNGVNVVEDGSRVNPGFNPEPENGDVSKKKDLTTDFLESQITDATKPATENERQQWDNQYQFLMSCIATSVGLGNVWRFPFIAYQNGGGAFLIPYIIVLILIGKPMYYLETSLGQFSSSNCVKVWALSPAMKGTGYAQALSALYVVSYYMSIVGLCLYYLVMSFQSTLPWALCRPEWENCVPSGQTANDTELTGEPVSSAELYFTKTILRQSDGIHDGIGAPIWDLTLSLFVSWLIIFLIVARGVKSSGKAAYFLALFPYVVMFILLIRAVTLPGAEMGILFFITPKWEKILEMRVWYAAVTQVFFSLSACSGALIMFSSFNNFSQNVYRDSMIVTTLDTFTSLISGITIFGILGNLAFQLGYDNINDVIGSGGSSLAFISYPDAIAQSPFVPQLFAALFFLMMAVLGVGSGVALFSTINTILIDAFPKVPIIYMSAINCTICFLVGLVYVTPGGQYILELVDYYGGTFMRLFAAIIETMGVFWIYGLENMCLDIEYMLGLKSSIYWRVCWGIVTPIMMMVVFFYSLITTEELLFGGTYEYPQGAYIAGAILQYFGIALIPIFMLATLWKYKSDTFVDTVKRSFRKKATYGPRNLQKREEWKEFRRNAKYERELKRKNWFHHIGLSLIGGYRRGQK, encoded by the exons atg GAGCCAAACGGCGTAAATGTGGTTGAAGATGGTAGTCGAGTGAATCCAGGGTTTAACCCAGAGCCGGAGAATGGGGATGTATCTAAGAAAAAAGATCTGACTACAGACTTCTTAGAAAGTCAAATCACA GACGCAACTAAACCGGCAACTGAAAATGAAAGACAACAATGGGATAACCAGTACCAGTTCCTCATGTCATGTATCGCCACTTCGGTCGGTCTCGGCAACGTGTGGCGATTCCCCTTCATCGCCTACCAGAACGGAGGCGGCGCCTTCCTTATACCGTACATCATCGTTCTTATACTAATAGGAAAACCTATGTACTACCTAGAAACTTCCCTAGGACAGTTCAGTAGTAGTAATTGTGTCAAAGTGTGGGCTCTGTCACCGGCTATGAAAG GGACGGGCTACGCACAAGCTCTTAGTGCTCTCTATGTAGTTTCCTACTATATGTCCATCGTAGGactgtgcttatattatttagtGATGAGCTTTCAAAGCACTCTGCCCTGGGCCCTTTGCAGACCCGAATGGGAAAATTGTGTGCCCTCTGGACAGACTGCAAACGACACAGAGTTAACAGGAGAACCGGTATCCAGCGCGGAATTATATTTCAC GAAAACTATCCTGCGGCAGTCCGATGGAATTCACGATGGCATTG GTGCACCAATCTGGGACTTAACCCTGAGCTTGTTCGTATCCTGGTTAATTATCTTCCTGATTGTTGCTCGAGGAGTCAAAAGTTCAGGAAAAGCGGCGTACTTCCTGGCTCTGTTCCCATATGTTGTGATGTTCATATTATTGATCAG AGCTGTCACTTTACCTGGTGCTGAAATGGGAATTCTATTCTTCATTACACCAAAATGGGAGAAAATCTTGGAAATGAGG GTGTGGTACGCGGCTGTTACACAAGTATTCTTCTCTCTGTCCGCTTGCTCAGGAGCTCTCATAATGTTCTCCTCTTTCAACAACTTTTCTCAAAACGTTTACAG AGATTCGATGATTGTAACTACACTGGACACGTTCACAAGTTTAATCTCCGGCATAACAATCTTCGGTATCTTGGGAAATCTTGCATTCCAACTTGGCTACGACAATATCAATGATGTTATTGGATCTGGTGGCTCGAGTCTTGCTTTTATCTCATACCCAGATGCCATTGCACAGTCGCCATTCGTACCGCAA CTCTTTGCTGCACTGTTCTTCTTGATGATGGCTGTCCTCGGTGTGGGGTCAGGAGTAGCCTTGTTCTCAACAATTAACACCATTCTTATTGATGCTTTCCCAAAAGTGCCGATCATTTACATGTCCGCTATAAACTGTACAATATGCTTCTTAGTTGGGCTTGTTTATGTTACACCG GGTGGACAGTACATTTTGGAATTAGTAGATTACTACGGAGGAACTTTCATGAGATTATTCGCAGCTATCATTGAAACGATGGGTGTATTCTGGATTTATG GTCTGGAAAACATGTGTCTGGACATTGAATACATGTTAGGATTAAAGAGTTCAATATACTGGCGCGTGTGTTGGGGGATCGTAACACCTATTATGATGATGGTTGTATTTTTCTACTCCTTGATCACAACAGAAGAATTGTTGTTCGGCGGAACGTATGAATATCCACAAGGAGCTTACA TTGCTGGAGCTATTCTGCAATACTTCGGAATAGCACTGATTCCCATATTCATGTTAGCTACGCTGTGGAAATATAAATCTGATACTTTTGTTGAT ACCGTGAAACGATCATTTAGAAAGAAGGCAACTTATGGCCCCAGAAACCTTCAAAAACGCGAAGAGTGGAAGGAGTTCCGCCGCAACGCTAAGTATGAAAGAGAACTGAAACGTAAGAATTGGTTCCACCACATAGGTTTAAGTTTGATTGGTGGATACCGAAGAGGACAAAAgtga